TAAAAAGAAAAACACTTGATATTttggtattattattattattgttgttgttgttgttttgttttTATGACGGTGGTGTCTGGGCCAGCTTGTGTGCATCTGGTATTATTGCCACGTAGAAAAGCTTTAGGATTTTCAAGAGAAGATGTAACCAAAACTTAAAAAGGTTAAAACTTTCTTTGTAACTAGCATTTGGGTTTTTATTACTTGACCCATACAAGATGAAAGTCTCAGCAAGTGGTTATCAGACGGGAGTCCGCCTATCAAGTGTTTGGTCTGCTACTTCATTGCATGTTACTACCTTTCAAACTCTCTGCCCATTTAATACTTTGTAAAAAGAAAAACACTGCCCAAAGCTTTCCATTTTGCTTTATGAATCTGGGCTGCAGCGTTTTCTTAGAGTACAACAAGGACTATGCCTCAATCCTATGTAAGCTGAGCTCCTTTATATGAATACTCAGCGTTTGATTCGAATGACTCAGTTGTTTTTGGCTGCAGGATTGTTCGCTCTTTCTTTACCCTTGAGTATCATTTATTCAATTTTACCTGCAAAAGGCTCAAGGAAAGCACAGTTTTATGCTTTTGTCGCGGCACATAAGAGACAATTGTCTAACTTTGCTCCCTCCAGTTTCACATTAAAATGGTATACATATGAACATTTAAGGTGTATGGTGCTATTCCATTGCTTGTGTTCTTAATCATTCTTTGTTTATTCTAGTGTGAGTTACCAGAATATTCAGATAGTGAAAATTCTTCGAAGCCCGAAGGTGTGAGTGGAATCATGCCTAAAGTTGAAGATCCATATTGTGAATTTCCATCTCTATACACATATACAAGGCCTACAGGGGTAAGGAAAGAAATAATGCATTTAGCTGATATTTCCTCCTTGGTAATATTTTGTTGCCATGTTTTATTCGAAGTCGACACAATGCTGCCTTGGTAATATTGTTTAGCATCAGGTGGTAGCATTAATATTCATCACCTCTGTAATCATCTTCTTTTTTATGCTAATGCATCTGTAGGACAATATTGCAAGCTCATCAGGCAGCAGTGTGAGATCATCTCTTCTGGCTATGGGTTTCAATGCATCACTTGTTGACAAAGCAATTGAGGAAAATGGTATGTAGTGGAAAACTAACTTTTGCTTTAATCTATTGTGAGATTGTGTTGGCAAGTTGTTTTGCTACTGAATTTTGGAGAAAGAATACCAAGGCTACCAccttaaagaaaagaaaaaagtaaaGAATACCAAGGGTTCCAATTCCAACTCGTAAATTTTCTTAAAAGTTTTGGTTGTTATTACAGTTGAGTAACGTAAGAAGggatattttcttttcaatttagGTGAAGACAACATTGACTTGTTACTGGAGACTCTTGTTGCAAATTCTGTAAGTAGCTATTTCTAATGTGTGGTACTTCTGTTTTTTCTTTGATGCTGCTCCTTTCTTGCGTTAAATAATGTGTTGATGCAACATGTTACTCCTCTTTGTCTAACTGTCAAGCACCCTCAAGACCTTTTTACTTCTTTCAACGTAAAACTTCTTATCATACAAGTTTTCTATTCAATGTTTATTTCCAGAGAAAAGAATAATGATAACGTAGTCTATCAAAGAAGTTGGACATATAAAACTTCTATTTCTAGGGTCCTCAGTGTCTGGTTAGGTAGCTATTAAGTGCCCCTCTACATATGTTTACTTGTGGTACTAGTAAAGTGAGTAGTACTTTCGCAAAATGTCAGTATACTTTCTGTGTCTTAAATAATTTACTATGCtattcatctttttctttttcaaatcatAAGCAGAAATATAGAATATGCTGGTCTATCTCCTTAATCGAATGTCTATCTTTCCCTTTTAGTTTTCCCAAAATGCTGTGCATTCATTAAAAGGTCAGACATATATACACTATAAAAGTTACAAGGGGCCACTTTTGGTCTTCTCATTTTGTTCTTTAAAAACAAAAAGAATTATTTATaacaataaaaaaaacaaaaaacagaaAGGTATTTCTCTGATCCCACATGTTTACCAAGCAAATAAATGATTCGCTTCATTTTTTCTCTTAGAAACACCAATGAAGTCAAATTTAGCTTTGCTCCTGCTATTTTCTATAATATTTATGCTTTCAAGTTCTTTGCTTTTTGGTATTATTTTGTGATACATTTGAAATGTATGATGACGAATAAGAGGACTTATAAGTAAAATCATCTGTGGTTACAGATCTTTTGCTTCCAGTTATGGCACATTTGGGTCCTTCCCGGAGGGCCTTTATACCATTTCTTCTCACGTTTTCATAGGACAGCTTGTGCTTCAAATAGTTGGTTAattttcttgagtttctttgattTTCCTCTATTCAAGTTTATTTCCTGTTAGGTTTGATATTAGAAACAAAGTAGATTTGTTGCGTTCAATGAAAATATAGTTCACTTCACAAATTGTGCTAATGGTGGATGCAAAACATTGTGCCGCTCAGTTGTAGATTATTCCTTATGCCATCATTTGTATAATGATCAACAGAATAACCAGAACTGATGTTGTTGATGTGTTTAACTAGGATCCTCCTAGAGCAGAATCGTCAGATTCTCTGGATAGCTTGTTTGGTGATGATGAGGACACAAACAGTTCTGCCAAGTTTGACGGAGGTGTACATATAAAAGAGGTGAAGTAATATGGTTCTACGTGATGTGAATTACATGCTTCTATAAATGTTGGTTACTACTTGCTAGGTTATAAGAATTAACCAGCAAACTTTCTAATACAATTGTGGAGTTTGGTTTGGATAAATGGATAGTCCTCTTGACATGGATGCTTTTATTCCAAGAGGTTCATAGCTTAAAAGTAATTAGGTTGGAAAAATTGTTGAAGGTATAAAGGCAAACAGATGCAATTTTTGCCACTGTATAGgtcattttaattatttttgtagACTGGGGAGGAAGTTTCATATACAATGTACGATGGATAGAAGAGAGAATCCAGCCAGGAAAAGAACTACGTTATTATAagaggtggttcatgccagtgaAAGAAGCAATGAAAGAAAAGTCTGTTTCTTTATTCAAAACCATTTCTTTGAATGAAGTTATATTGCTCCACTAAAAAAAGAAGTGGTTGGCCTTTCTCAACGTGGTGTGTAGAACAGAAAGCCTTTTGGTACAAGAATGGGCTGTTCACTTTAATGATAGATTGGTCATTGCTAATGAATATCGTTGTTTCAATATCAATGTGCACCCCGACTTTTCACACTGATGCATATTAGAGGTAGAATAATCTATGTACTTCATGCTCATGCATATTGCTTTTCAGTCTGTATGCCATTTTTAGGAATAAAATCCTATGCAATGAAAACTGTGGGTAATATGCTTTCAAGCTCTTAGCCTATGTGTTTTTAGATAATATTAAAATTAAGAAAGATAAAGAGGATATGCGACTTGGGTTGTCTCCACCTTTTTCTGTTGCAGGAGCCTGATCCTTGTGGTGGAGTTCATGATGACAAGAAAGCATCTTTATTAGCAATGAGTTTCTCTTTGGACGAAGTCGAATTTGCTATCGGTAAACTTGGTATGTGTAATAGCTGTAGCTTTATGTGTTTTTCAAAAATGCTCTAGGATTTTTCTTGTGGCATTATGGTTCTTCTCATCTCTTGAGCAGAATCCTTCCAATCATGCTGTATAGCTGATAGCCAATTCTGAGCTTGAGTCCGTTAAGCAGAATCCTCCTAATCATGCTATCTTTGTTGTCTGTTTCTTTTTGCTTTAAATAGGCAATCATTTAAACTAAGTACTCCTCATCCTGTATGCAGGTGAAGCTGCTCCTGTCAACGAACTAGTGAATGTAATCTTTGCTGCTCGAATAGCTCAAAATTGTAAAAAAGATGACGGTGATGATTCTGTTGTTGAGATTAAAGAATGGATCAAGGTTAGTGATTTATGTTAACTCTTTTTTGAGCATTTGGTAGGAGAAAAAACTATGAAGCATAAGAAGAGTACAAGAAAGGTGGTCAAGCTAATATGCTGAAATTACATTAACTGAACAGATCACCCAAGCTGTAGATCTACCAAAGAGATATATTTGAATAATCATATAGCTCACCGTATGGAAAAATGATCCTTTGAATCAACCCGTCTTTAAAATTTATTATAGAAGGCTTTTTGTCATGTACCTGGAGCAAAGATTGCACTTGCAAATATTAAATTGCTTCATATAACTGTTTTAtactcctttctttctttctgaCTTGAATGTAAtttaagaatggaatatttgctATAACTAACCTGCTCCATACTATATGAGACCAAATGTCTTATTTCCTACCATTGATCAAGTGGAATGAGCTATTAATATCAACTTTGTTGTCTAGGAATGCAGCACCGAGGCTATGTTTAAGATCATGGAGAAGACATTAAAATTGCTTGAAATGGGTTTCTCTGAGAATGAAGTTTCTGCAGTTATTGAGAAGTATGGTGAGCAAATTACATCTTTTCTAGTGTCTATTCCGCCAGTAACTATTTGCCTCTTGAAATCGCAGTGTTTGTACTGCAGCCTTTCTTATTTGGTTAATTATCCTTACTGTCTTTAAGCTACCTTTTTCAGCCAGTGTTTTAAACAGATGCTTCATTTAGCTTTCATATTCTGCCTTTTAGGTTCTGAAGTTCCTCTTGAAGAGCTTGCAAATTCAATTATAGATCCTAGTAGTGGACGAATGAACAAGGTAATGTCTCCTTTTTTCTTTTCGTAGTGCCATAAAACTCGCAATTtttggtaatttcttatttgttgATCAGATAGCTTGCTTCAATTAGTTGGGGACCAAAAATAGGACAATGACGGAGCAAAGAGGTTTCAAGCAATTGCGACAACCATCTTATAGCCTTTCCTAAGTGAAACTCCCTGATGGTGTGGTTGCAGCTGTAGTTCACCATTAGCTATTACGGAATTCTTGTGGATGATTATTCTTCATTATTTGCACGAAGCGCTATATTAGAATTGATACTTGGGCTGCACTTTTGCTCATCAAAGATGTCAACTATTGACATGCTCTGGCCCTTTTTCTCTACTGTGATTCTGATGCTTAAAATTGTGAAGACACTAGTACAACTAGATTAATTTAGATAAACTGTTGTATTTTTTCAAATGACGTATGGATGTTCTTCTCCTATTTTTGTATCTGAGATCTTATTTCCCTATAGTGTGCTTCCGTTTGAGAATACTGTCTaactttattttgttttattaCTTGTTTGCAGCATCTCTTAAACTCTCTCGGCAGGAATGGTTCAATTGGATTTCATCCACTAGCTGTTAAGAAAGAGGAATGTGATCTGGATACCTCTGAATCTAGAGACCTTAACCTACTGGAAAAGCTTAAAGGGAAACGGCCAAAGGAGAACTATATTAATGAGATAGGCACTTTAAAAAGACCGAAACCAGAGTTTGATGAAGCCTTTAGCAGTTCTCTTGGCCCTGCATGGCAAGAAATGACCACTAGAAACTTAGGGCCATTCAACACCACGAGGACTCCGGTTTCTCGAAGAGCAATTCACCAAAGATCAAGAGTGCTGGATTGCCAAGAGACACCGAAATTGTCTATGCCCAAATCATGCAGGACCCTTGATAAGGAAGCAGCTAAAGCTCCCTATTTCTTTTATGGGAATGTAATGAACTTATCTCATGACTCTTGGGTAAGAATCTCTCAGTTTTTGCATGCCATTGAGCCAGAATTTGTTAATACTCAACTTTTCTCAGCTCTGAGTCGTAAAGAAGGTTATGTACATAATCTTCCTACTGAAAATCGATTTCACATTGTTCCAAAACCACCAATGACAATTCAAGAAGCAGTTCCTAATAGCAAAAAATGGTGGCCATCATGGGATACCAGACAACACTTGAGCTGCATCAATTCTGAGACTTCTTGTATATCTCAGCTTTGTGATAGGCTTGAAAGAACAGTAAGTGATTCCCAGGGGTTTCCTGCAGTTGACAGACAGAGGGATATCCTCCACCAGTGCCAGATATTGAATCTAGTCTGGGTTGGTCGCTACAAATTGGCACCTGTAGGGCCAGAACAAATAGAACGCATTCTTGGCTACCCAGAAAATCACACTCGAAATGCTGGGTTTAGCCTGATGGAAAGACTTCTATCGCTGAAACATTGCTTCCAGATAGATACATTGGCTTATCGTCTCTCTGTATTGAAGTCTCTGTACCCTGGAGGATTGACAGTTTTGTCAATCTTTACCGGAACTGGTGGAGCTGAAATTGCATTGCATCGCCTTGGAATTCGCTTAAAAGTTGTTGTCTCCGTTGAGGCTTCTGAGAAAAACCGGAGAATTCTCAAGCAATGGTGGAGTAGTTCGGGACAAACAGGAGAACTTGTGCAGATTGAAGACATTCAGAAGTTGACCAGTAACAAGGTAGAGGTCTTGATAAAG
This sequence is a window from Nicotiana tomentosiformis chromosome 5, ASM39032v3, whole genome shotgun sequence. Protein-coding genes within it:
- the LOC104091241 gene encoding probable inactive DNA (cytosine-5)-methyltransferase DRM3 isoform X1, with amino-acid sequence MCELPEYSDSENSSKPEGVSGIMPKVEDPYCEFPSLYTYTRPTGDNIASSSGSSVRSSLLAMGFNASLVDKAIEENGEDNIDLLLETLVANSDPPRAESSDSLDSLFGDDEDTNSSAKFDGGVHIKEEPDPCGGVHDDKKASLLAMSFSLDEVEFAIGKLGEAAPVNELVNVIFAARIAQNCKKDDGDDSVVEIKEWIKECSTEAMFKIMEKTLKLLEMGFSENEVSAVIEKYGSEVPLEELANSIIDPSSGRMNKHLLNSLGRNGSIGFHPLAVKKEECDLDTSESRDLNLLEKLKGKRPKENYINEIGTLKRPKPEFDEAFSSSLGPAWQEMTTRNLGPFNTTRTPVSRRAIHQRSRVLDCQETPKLSMPKSCRTLDKEAAKAPYFFYGNVMNLSHDSWVRISQFLHAIEPEFVNTQLFSALSRKEGYVHNLPTENRFHIVPKPPMTIQEAVPNSKKWWPSWDTRQHLSCINSETSCISQLCDRLERTVSDSQGFPAVDRQRDILHQCQILNLVWVGRYKLAPVGPEQIERILGYPENHTRNAGFSLMERLLSLKHCFQIDTLAYRLSVLKSLYPGGLTVLSIFTGTGGAEIALHRLGIRLKVVVSVEASEKNRRILKQWWSSSGQTGELVQIEDIQKLTSNKVEVLIKKFGGFDFIICQSPCTYSSKGNLFADTDSHASLDFMLFHEFVRVLQRVRNAMGRN
- the LOC104091241 gene encoding probable inactive DNA (cytosine-5)-methyltransferase DRM3 isoform X2; translation: MHHLLTKQLRKMDPPRAESSDSLDSLFGDDEDTNSSAKFDGGVHIKEEPDPCGGVHDDKKASLLAMSFSLDEVEFAIGKLGEAAPVNELVNVIFAARIAQNCKKDDGDDSVVEIKEWIKECSTEAMFKIMEKTLKLLEMGFSENEVSAVIEKYGSEVPLEELANSIIDPSSGRMNKHLLNSLGRNGSIGFHPLAVKKEECDLDTSESRDLNLLEKLKGKRPKENYINEIGTLKRPKPEFDEAFSSSLGPAWQEMTTRNLGPFNTTRTPVSRRAIHQRSRVLDCQETPKLSMPKSCRTLDKEAAKAPYFFYGNVMNLSHDSWVRISQFLHAIEPEFVNTQLFSALSRKEGYVHNLPTENRFHIVPKPPMTIQEAVPNSKKWWPSWDTRQHLSCINSETSCISQLCDRLERTVSDSQGFPAVDRQRDILHQCQILNLVWVGRYKLAPVGPEQIERILGYPENHTRNAGFSLMERLLSLKHCFQIDTLAYRLSVLKSLYPGGLTVLSIFTGTGGAEIALHRLGIRLKVVVSVEASEKNRRILKQWWSSSGQTGELVQIEDIQKLTSNKVEVLIKKFGGFDFIICQSPCTYSSKGNLFADTDSHASLDFMLFHEFVRVLQRVRNAMGRN